TGACCTGGCTTGGCGAAAATTGTTTTATAACCTTGATTAACAAGATCAACACCCGAATGGTCTGGCAAAAATCGTCTTGTGATCTGGTCtggcgaaaactgccttgtggccttgattaatAGGACCAACGCCTAAATGTTCTATTCATTAGTCTTTCTTTTGGGTAGGGCAGTGCATCGTTCCTCATTACTAAAGTTCTCATCATATGTAAATGACATCGTCAActcattattgataaaattttctcaagttATAAATATTCCATGCATGGGAAACAACTTGTCTATTTAGCTTTGTCAGCTTATAGGATCCAGGACAAATGACCTTTATAACCTTAAACGGTCCTTTCCAGTTTTCTCCTAGCTTACTGGGTCCGGCATTGCCACTTGTTATATATGCTCTTTTGAGAACCAGGTCCCCAATATTGAAGGCTCTTAGCCTGACTTTGCTGTTGAAAATTTTGGACATTTTATTCCTGTAAGCGCCTTTCTTATTGCGGCCTTTTCCCGCAAGAATTCAGCTAGgtccaaattgaattgcatttcCTCGATGTGTCTCTTAATTTCAGGATGTTGTGTTCTAAAGCTACTTACTTGTATTTTCATGAGGATGATCACTTTCGCCTCATACACAAGGAAAAATGGGGTTTCTCCACTAGCCATTCTGGGAGTAGTCCTATATACCCATAGTATGTGAGGGAATTCTTTGAGCCAACTACCCTTGGCTCAGTCGAGACTTTTCTTGAGCCTCTGTAATATAATCATGTTTGTGACTTCCGTCAAACCATTGGATTGGGGGTAGTAAGCTGAACTAAACCTCAAATTGATCTCCAATTTTTTGCAAAAGTCTTTAAATTTGTTGCTTGCAAACTGAGTTTCattattgataattattattttggatatttcGAATAGCGTGAATATATTTTTGCTGACAAAAAAAATTGCTTGCTGGGTAGTGATGGACTGTACTGCCTCGGCTTCTGCCCATTTATTGAAGTGGTCTACTGCCACGATCACAAACTTTCTTGACCTAAATGCCTTAGGAAAAGGACCCAAGATGTTTATCCCCTACTGAAAGAAAGGCTAGGGACTTCCAATGGCCGCTTGCATTTCTCCTGGTGTTCttaggatgtttgcatgtaCCTGACATCTTTGACATTTTTGAACAAGTTGCTTCGCATCCTGTATTATCATGGGCTAGTAGTATCCTTGTCTGAATGCTTTTCAAGTGATCTTTCGAGCTCCTTCATGACTCCCGCAATCACCTTCATGGATGTCTTTCAGAATTTCTAGGCCTTCCTCCTCCGTAATACATCGCAACTATGGTTGTGTGAAGGACCTCTTGTATAACCAACTATTAATTAGTGCGTACGTAGAATACTTCTTTATTACCTATTTGGCTAATAATTCATCAGCTAGAAAGATCATCTTGCATCAATAATTTGTATACGGGCATCATCCACGACTCTTTTTCTTCTATTGAGAAAGACTCTTCCGTTTGTGTTGTTAGAGTATGCAACTCCTCAAACTGGAATGGTTGGGTTAAGTGTTGTTCACCTGCCATCACCATCTTGGCTAATAGATTCACCTCTTTATTGTTACCTCTGGACACTTAGTGAAGTTCACATCTACCTTGTGCATCCTTGATTTCCTTCATTATGGACCGGACCTTTTCTTCATATTTGACGAAGTTCAATTCTCAGACCTTGAATTGTCCCTGCCACTAATTGACAACCAATtatgagtcactaaaaataattgattttttgaTACCTAGCTCCTTGATGATTCTTAAGGCCATTATTACTGCTTCGTACTTGGCTAAGTTGTTAGTGGCTTTGAAGGCGAGCTTTTCCGCATACCAAAGTTTTACACCAGTTTGAGATTGCAAAAGGATTCCAGTTTCTGCACCCCTACTTTGCAAACTCCATATGCCCAAACTTTCCATTCTTCTATGATTGCATTAGAGGACTCTAAGAGTTCCAACAGTGGAGTCATCTCAGCTACAAATTCATCTAGGACTTGGGCCTTCATGGCCTTTTTAGGAATATATCTGATGTCGTAAGCCGATAATATTACTGCCCAGGTGGACAACTACCCTGACAGCTCTAGTCTGTGCAGAATCTTTCACAGGGGATAATCGGTCTTGACTTCTATAGTGTGTGACTTAAAGTACAGTCGCAACTTTGTGGTTAACATGAGTATTACAAATGCTAATTTTTCAAGaggaggataattcaactctgcCTCTTTTAGAACTTGGCTAGTATAATATACTAGATTTTATTCCCCATTGCTTTTCGAACGAACACCGAGCAAACTGCTTCCTGCGTTATAGACAAATATAGGAACAAAACTTTGCCTTCGACAGGCGGGCTTAGCAACGGAGGAGAgaataaaaaagtttttaaactttcaaaggCCTCTGCACACTCTTTTTTCCACTTAAACTTACCTTTgcctttcaaagttttgaagaaTGGAAGACACCTTCTGGCTGAACAGGATATAAATCGGCCCAGAGCAGTGACTCACCCATTTAGCGTTTGTATCCCATTGATGGTTTTAGGTGCTTCCATGTTTTGGATAGCAGTGATCTTCTCTGGATTCGCCTCTATGCCCTTTTTCGAGATGATATATCCTAGGAATTTTCTAGCCTTTACCCCGAAGGTGCACGTTTTTGGGTTTAGCTTCATACCCACCTTGTCTAGGACATTAAATACCTTCTGGATATCCTTCAAATTTTCTTCCAATGATtgacttttaaccaccatgtcgtCAACGGTTAACCCCACCATGTCCTTAAAGATCCCTGACACCAGCCTTTGGTATGTGGCTTCTGCATTTTCTAACCCAAAAGGCATCACCTTGTAGCAAAAAACTTCCTCGTCTGTTATGAACGCAGTCTTTTCTGCGTCCTTGGTGTCTATCATGATTTGGTGATATCCTAAGGTAGCATCGAGGAAAGAAACCATCGTATGACCCAAGTTTGAGTCCACCAACATGTCGATGGATGCAGGTAATGATCTTTCAGGCATACTTTATTCAAGTTAGTGAAGTCTATACACATTCTCCACTTTCCGTTAGCTTTTTTTATCAGAATCGCACAGGCTAGTGAGCTGGGATATTATACTTCCTTTATTAATCCTGCACTCAAAAGTTTATCAACCTCCTCTTTGATCACTTGCTGTCTCTTTGGTGTGaacctttttttcttttgttggactAGTTTGACATTTTTGTCAATAGATAGCATGTGAGTGATAATGGCCGGGTCTACACCCGTTACATCTTTTGGCGACCATCCGAAAGTCGATACCCAGTTTTTCCATAATTTTACCAGACAAATCCTTGTTATACTAGTTAGTGTTGTGCCAAACTGTACCTTTCCTATCTGGACCTCCTCTACCAGGTCAGCCGCTTCTGGCTTTACATGAGATTTTAGTTTTTTCAGCAAGTCAATGGACATAGTTGCTTTTCCGAGACTTTTTGTTAGGTGTCTGTAACCTTCTTTGGCTAATCTCAAATAGCCTTGGACCACTGCTATGCCTCCTGGAGCTAAAaacttaagacacatagcacccatgttaataaCAATATCGTGACATTTTAGGACTGGACGGCCAAGTATCACATTATACGCAAATGGGATATCTACCACCACAAACTCTATGTATAACTCTCGTCTATATCACTCATCACCTAACACTAAGGGGAGGTTGATGGTGCCCAACACTGCCACGGTCTTATTTCCTTATTCTATTAGAGGATAAAAAACTCTAGCAAGACTGTTTTTATATAAGGCTAACTTgttgaaaatatttaagatgAGAAGATTAACAGAACTACCTGTATCCACAAGCACCCGCCTTACCTCATACCGGTTCAGCAAGATCTTAACGACCAAGGGGTCATTTTGAAAGAACCCTATCACCTTATCGGCAGGACCGAATCTTACCTCTTGTTTTGCCCATGGTTCTTGATGGACAGATAGGAAATCCCCTGCCTGCTGCCCTTATCAGGTCTCCCCATAATGACATGTACCACTCCGGCCATCTCGAGAGATCAGGGAAGAGAGagatcctctttttctttttcaaaagatAAAGGAACAAGAGACTAGTTTCAATCCAATGAACAAATAAAGTTCAATGGACTTCCCGACAACGGAATCAAATGATGTTGTTGAGATTAAACTGATGATGTGACCGGAATAGGTCTAGGCTACGACTGGTCAGAATCTACAAGAGAGATAACagaggtggtggtgggtgcctACGGCAGCAATTCTGATGCTCAAGTCAATAAGTATATGAGTAGAGAAAGTGTTATGAAATACTTAGAGATTTAGTATTTTTGAATAGTGTACATTGGTCTCTATAGGGATTTTACCTTTATATTGTAAGAGATAGAgatgaatataattttttttttataatccgGTGGTAATATAGCCGTCTGTTTGATATGAGGCATTGTCAATCATTAGGCAGAAATTCCACGGCCACAGGCATAATGCAGGTATGTTAGGCTATACCTGATAACGGTAACTTCATATTAAGACTCACCTTGTTGATGAAAAGGCGAGTTTTTTGATAATAGTCCGAGTGTTAAAATGTCTAGATCTTCTCTTTCCGATGTTGGTCTGCATTTCATACTCACCTAATCCTTATTCTGTGAATCTATTCCGTGATAACAACTCATGACTCACGTTTGCCTATTATTTATATAGCATTAGTTAGTATCTCTTTCTGAACGCTTGATAACAATTTCTCCTTTTAACGCTGCAGAGACTAATTTATCTTTAAGACATTCAAATATTTGTCTCTTGCTCCAACCAATCAAGGATGGTAGGCCTAGATAACGACCATGATGAATGGCTTATAGACATCCAGCATGATAACAATAATCTGACGTGAGGGATATTTgagctaaaaaaaaaatttcagatttcTAAAATTGTCCAGAGACTATTTCATATATATTCAAAATATCTTTCATTGCCCAACATTCCATTTCAGTGAcccgaaaaaataaaaaattgtcaTTGGCAAACAACAAGTGGCTCACGTTCGGAGCGTTTCTGCAAATACGAACCCATGAATATTCTTATAATAAATACTTAGAGAAAAATAGTTTACTCATACACTTTCTTATTATAATTACGGAACAAAGATTTTACATTGCTATATTCTTAGAAATTAAGAAacattagaaaaaataattaataatcagttaaaactaaattttaatttagccaTGTGatacttcaaaattttaataaataattaaattgtgtttttcataattaattaaatattatccttacatttgaaattaaaatttatgttgaaatttaatttaattaatttttttttatcaattctcttatttaaaataaaaaaaatcaattttaatctccatttatttgtaaaaattaatttatatttaaagaacatttttaataaataatttatttttcattatttaattttaatttaaaaataaaatatattaaaaaatttatatatgaaaatattaacaAGATTTTTAATATACAGAAAATgactttttctatttaaaaaaaaatatttttttaattaaaaaaatattttttattaattaatttttgtgagtgttctaaatataaaaaaatataaaaaatattttttataaaacaaaaagagttttaatttaaaatttttttattttaaaaaaaattgaattgttacataattttataaaaaaattcatttaaattattttttttcaaaataaattatgtatatataattttaaaaaatagaaaatataagaaatactattaaaataaaataataaattatccaAGCAATGAAAGGTAAAAACTCTATTTCCTAGTCAACGAGTTTCATTCCATGGCATGACGATTGAATATAGCTTAAAATTCAAATTGTTTATTGTTTTTCCATAAAATTTCTTAACCATACAACACCACTTGGGgaggaaaaaaattcaaaccatTGACGATGACTCCTGCACAAGAGGAAGCAACTCTCCGGAAGCACCATCACCGCCGCTGCCGCGGCCACCACCAACATAACCCTCTTCCTCAACAGAGAAATCCTCTCTAACCCACAAAACAGCATGAACCAAAACGAAAGGCAAAGAGCCAGCCAACGTCACAAGAAGATGTAAACCAGCATCAGTCACGACAAGCTGAACCACAGTTGCGACAAATATCAAAGGAAGCACAACTCTTTTGTCCAAAATCTTATGAACAATGTTAGAACTCGGCACGGCACGTAACAGCAAGAGGAACAAAGATCCTATGTAGGTCATGATCACCAAGAGTATCAGAGAGAGCTTTCGCTTTGGGATTAGGCTAATGAACAGAATAATCCAGACAAAATGAGTGTAATACAATGCGAAATGGCTTAGGTTTTTGATGATTCTTAGAGCAGCTGCTTCTGGGCTTGAAGGGATGTTGAAGGGACACACCAGTTTGAATTCTGCACGCTTGAAGTTGCTCCAGTTTGTTCCCGCCGTTGAAGCTCTCGGGTTACTAGAATCAAGAGGGGAGTCTGATCTGGTGGCGGCGCTTGGCCTCTGTATTGCTCCGTGGCTAGCCATGTTTCTTGATTAATTTTGTAAGGAATTGCTCTTGAAAACCTTGAAGTATGAGGGGAGATTCAGATTTAGGTGCCTGTGtaaatatatagagagagaattGTTGAGATGAATTACAAAAATATCCCTGAATAATATCATCATTAAGAAgttaatcttttatatttaaaaaatttattaacaagtCAAGAGTCTCACCGCTGCTTCAAAGTCGTCCATCtaccttgttttttttttaaaaagaaaaaaaaaattcttttccttttcattgACTTGTACAAGTCTACTTTCcttgattatttttttcttgTACTAGACATTGATTTGATGCCGTTAGAACCTAGGCAGCCACATTGGTTTAGTGCCATAGTCGTTAATCCCAATATAGATAATACTTCACGACGGAGAAACCAACTCAAAATTAATCATTCTAAAGTACCAAAGTTTGGCCGAAAAGGAATTAAAGCtagtaaaaattttagaaaattctcAATTTCCTTTACATTCTAagatatttttgatattttaattgctttagaTAAATACAAAGAAATATCAAATTATAAACTATTGAGATTTTGAGGTTTTCAAGTTTATAAAAATCCGAAGTGGAAGACTTTAGgtctaaagaaaaaataatacaaCTTTAATTCAGCTTTTAGAGGCtcaaataaataattcaatatgATTCAAATTCAGACTTAATAGAAgggtaattttaaaaatttagaagtaTCACTCCAAACCCAGCTATTTCAATCCCTCTGGGCATTATAGTGGTAAGAAAATCTCCCTTATTATTAAAGCCAAAGAGATAATGGAGAGCACGTTAAGCATAAGAGAGCACAATTAAATGAAAAGTGAATTTAAAGTTACAAGAGGAAAAGGAGGCGAAAGAGAGAAAAGTCAAAACCATTAAGTCTACATCCATAAATGCAAAGAATCAATTTAGATTGAGGAGGCTTCCAGATTAAGAGAGAAGCAATAATTATAGTGAAGAGGCTCACTCCTTTGTATTCTAATTGCATCTTTCGAGTTAAAGAACCACGAGCTATCACCCTCGGCTATTGCCAATTAAAACTATACCATTGTCAAGTAATGAATTTCTACCTGCATGCAAACGAAAAAGAGCatagtgactcgcggttgtcgaaatcggtcaaaaataaactttccggttatcaacaatattactactgcagatagtggtaaataatcgaatccacagagaattgtaaacttaccaATCTTCCTTATCAGGACCAAGAGAACGCACTGAgaacgaataaactgaaagtaaataaaataaaagtgcatgtaaagtaaaatgggggattttgagattgatttgattagcaactactgaaagcaattaaataggcaaaatatgaaaaataaaatggaaattcaatatgagaaaagtctagttgaagagatggatccactttggttgtttggattgatcattgaaacttatattctttaagttgattcaatagattagttatggagatggaaaacgcttctcaccaccatgtctctccttatgattaaaccaattagggaacgtcctctaattaattactaattaacaaattgccaaggaacgtccttgaaccttaggcatcaaacaattgttaattgcatgaagaaagagagagattcaATCCTAaatactcaaacgcatgagatgttgctagatcatgcaattccttcgttgttacaccaagcgtttttatgtttgaacaattcaagcaattatggacttaaaattatccaaactaacaattaattaccttgcaatcaagaatcaagtggtcaatttgatcaaaacaacaaagtaataatagatttcaagcatgaactgtatgaatattgaacaaaccaaaagacaaacaataagtgttcagatctcacaatccttcaaacaaccttagtttcaaccaatcttcaactagagtaaAAAGTTTTAGCTactcatggctgaatcaaaaaccaaaaaataaagaaaggaagaagaagagatgatatcaattgcaatcccgtaggtgtgcccAAGTGAGAGTGTAAAAGTTGTGTGGAGGCGCCTTATgtatctttttatagttgaaagtgctgccctaggtcatacttgcttcttaattagtgaagaggctgcccaaagtgctgaaaagaaaagaatcgTGTTTTAAAttctccagaaggaaggaggcacgCGGATCAggtttcagaagaggaaggatgcgcgtggattgcagaagaggaagtggagcgcagtcattgaatgcaaaaggaaaagtgaatctgtccagtctttcctttttaggtggagccttcatttgaattttgaatgctgaacgcagaagaggcaaatgcgtcttcatgagatcttgatgcttaaataggaagatatgactgctgcagtgtgtgcacatctttgaacaaggaaagaaagatctgcgatttgagtttcaaataatcttctgactgagctttccttatttgcttttgcttttgcactttccttatttgaggactttccttttctgaaaactttccttatttggcactttccttatttggcactttccatatttggcactttttggcagttttaagagcattttctccatattgtctctttacacctaatatctgcaaaacatgattaaaaccacaaaattagacagaaaagatgcaaataaacatcaagaatataatgataatatagactaaaatatgctctatcacataGCTAAGATAACACaagaaaaaataacaaaaattaaaagatccttcctattttttttctcaaatataAAAAAGCCCTCTAACATTCTCCATAAAATCTAtcaaaaatcaataataaaagatatatataaaatccACTCAAAGATAGGGAAGCAGACCACTCTTTCGACAAAGGATGATAAAAATCTCCCATACAAGGATGAGACAGGAGAGAATTGACAagcaataagaaaaaaaaaagatgatacTCCTAAGCAAAaactagagaaaaaaaaaaaagaagagagattTTGTTTCTCTAAAAAGTAAGTGTTTCACTCCATTGATTACTAAAAAAAGATAGAATAGTTAATACATTGATCCAACAATTTTAGAAAGAGCTAGTTGCTTTCTTCTCTatagatattatttttttctcctttatttTAGTACTTatatattcaaaaattaaatacttagtgtttgtaattttagaaaaatcaataaattagcCTCTATATAATAGTATTCTTTTATTCCATTCCCAATTTATTCTCTATTATTTCATACATTTCAATAATttagtttcttttttattttaaatgcatACAACAAATTAGGCCTAAAAATAATACAACAATAGTAATTTAGCAATATATTAACaataaggactaacttgttaaattttttttttcaaattacaaGTCTATAGGTAGCTTCTAAACTACAAAAACTAATGTATTAGTGTTACCAAACTATAATTTACCTGATGTTACCAAAAAGTTCCTTATATGACTTTACTATCTGCAAAGAGGAAAATTGAGGTGGCTAGTATTTAGAgacagccactccgacgctcaagtcagaaaATGCTCAAATGGGTGAGTGAAACAAGAACTATAATCAACTTAAGTGAGTAGTAGAATGCGTATCTTGAACCTGTATTCTAAAatgcttttatattgtaagaagagtAGGTAAATTAGTAGTTTTCCTAGAAATCTAAATGTATCAGCTAGTGGATAAGGGATCTCATGATCTGGTTATATTGTAATAACCATCAACGGTAAAAAGCGGAAAGGCTTGAGACTCTGCCTTGACGAGGTGAGCCTTCAAAGATCCAGGTCAACTAGGCGAATGCTACGAACAACCGAGTCTTCATGCCTTGAGCAATTGAGTCTGGATGTCCGGGTGTCTTAATCACATTCGTCATCGCATGGTCCAATGAAAGGTCACCACTGTGTAATGTAGTTTGGGTGAGTATTGAGTCATATCAGAACTTCTCCTGAAAGTCTTCTATTCTTCATATTAGAAATTTCATTATAGGAACCCTGAACACATAGCCCACCTAGATTGGATGCCTTCTCCACGTCTTTTGTCATG
This sequence is a window from Manihot esculenta cultivar AM560-2 chromosome 4, M.esculenta_v8, whole genome shotgun sequence. Protein-coding genes within it:
- the LOC110613872 gene encoding PRA1 family protein D, with amino-acid sequence MASHGAIQRPSAATRSDSPLDSSNPRASTAGTNWSNFKRAEFKLVCPFNIPSSPEAAALRIIKNLSHFALYYTHFVWIILFISLIPKRKLSLILLVIMTYIGSLFLLLLRAVPSSNIVHKILDKRVVLPLIFVATVVQLVVTDAGLHLLVTLAGSLPFVLVHAVLWVREDFSVEEEGYVGGGRGSGGDGASGELLPLVQESSSMV